The genomic segment CGTCGATTGAGGCCGTCTCGCTCCATCCCCTTCATTCATTCTGCTCGTCTGCCCCGAGTGTCACTGCTGTGCACTCGCGGTCGGCGGCTTATTTAATATTTATTGTCATTTAAATATATTTGAATTATAAACGATGCATTAAATCGGTTTGTGTGACTCGGCGCGCGCCGGGGTGGACACGACACGGATTGGCGTACGGAGGGGGATCCGCAGATGCAGCGAACCTCGGGCCCGGTCATCGCGGCAGCCATAGCAATTGTGATCGGTGGCGTTCAGTGGGCGCGTGCGGCATTGCTGGTCATGCCAAGGGCCTCCCAAGCGGACCTTGCGCATATCGAGCTGGGGCGCCCCGCTCTTCCGCCCCTCACTTACACGGTGTTTTGCCTGCGCTATCACGCCGAATGTCGCCCGCGCCGCTTCTTCCGCGGCGGGCCGGTCCGGTTGACGAGGGAACGATGGGCAGAGCTGAAAGCAGTCAATCGCGCCGTGAACCGCGCCATTGTTCCGCAGCCCAATCAACTAGGCCTTGCGGGTGAGGAGTGGATCGTCAACCCCGATCGCGGTGATTGCAACGACTATGCAGTGAGCAAGCGTCACGAACTGCTGCAACGCGGCTGGCCGGCGCGGGTCCTGTTATTGAGCGAGGTGGTCACCAATTCTGGAGATCATCACCTTGTGCTGGTGGTGCGCGCCAGGAGCGGCGATCTGGTGCTCGATAATCTGACGTCCGAGATCAAGTCCTGGTCGCAAGTGCCATACGGCTGGGTCCGCATGCAGATGCCGAGCGATAGCCGGATGTGGGCGACGATTGGCCGCCCGGGAGCTTGAGCATGCCTCCTGCCATGCCGCCGGAATCACGCTGGGCTGCGCCGGCGGGACGCCTGAGCCAAGCGTGCAAGTGCGGTGTTGGCATCGGCTCTGTCGTGCCCCGTTGACCTACAAAAGTCTTTCAAGCTGCACCTTCTCCAGGCGCGCCCGCCATCATGACGCCGCGAGGCCCAGCGCGTTGGGGGCGGCCGAGGGGTCCACCCAACGTCGGATCGTGCCGTCGTATATGTCGGCGCCGTAGAGCCAGCCGTCGGGCCCCTTCTGCAGATCTACAATGCCCGGCACGGTGTCCACCAACTGGACGGTTGCGACCTGGCGGCTCGCATTCAATGTCGCGGCGAAGATCGTTCCATTGTAGACGTCATCGAAGAACATCGTGTTCTGATTGTAGAAGTCTCCCGCGGTGATCACATGGGCATTGTCTGGCGCCCCGTGGCTGAGAGGCAGGATCGGGAACACGGCAGGCGGATCGGACAAATTATTGCGGTTGCCATTGTTGTAGAAGGTGATCGCCTGAGCGAGATTCTGATAGCTGGCTGTTCTGTCCGGACCTTCAAAGTAGGGCCATCCGAAATTGGAGCCGGCGGGACCGGTATCGATCTCTTCCCAATTGTTCCAGCCGACGTCTCCAAGCACAGGCAGATTCGTGACGGGATCGAAGCTGAAGCGGTAGGCGTTGCGGACACCGTAGTAGAACACTTTCGATTGATTGCTGTTTGGATCGCTGGCCTGATAATACGGATTGCCCGGCGCTCCCTCGCCCGTGACGGGATCGATCCGCAAGAGCTTGCCCGAGAGATTGTGGATGTCCTGGACCCGCACTGCGCGGGGATCGACGAAGTTGTACGACGTGCCATCCCCGACCGTGAGGTAGAGGTAACCGTCGGGCCCGAAATGAACGGCACCGATCGAATGCGAGTCGCTGTCGGTCGCAAGATAATCACGGATGTTCTGGTTCTGGATGCCGGACCTGTCGGGATCGTTGTCCTGCGCTCCTGTCTCGATCTGGCTCACGGGAGCCGTGATTGTGGTGCCGTTGACGATCCCGGAAGGAGCGATGCTGGGATCACCGCCGCTGTTTGCGTCGGGACGGCTGGTATAGGCCCATACGCTGTTCTTGCCGACCAGCACCACTTTACTGGCTGGATCGGCAATCATTGTGGTGGGGTCGACGGTGACTCTCACCAGACGACTGGGTCGGTTGCCGCCCCCATCGGCCGCCGCGAGACCGCTCTGGGTCGCCGTCTCGGGCGGATCATAGGTGTAGAGCAGGTAGACGTAGTGGTTACTTGCGAAATTCGGATTCACCGCGATTCCCAGCAGCCCGCGATCGCCGAAATCGTTCACCTCACTCGCGAGGTTGATGAGCGGAGTCGATCGCAATGTGCCGTTGTCCACCACGCGCACCACCCCGTCCTTCTGCGCGATCAGCATGTAGCGGCCGTCGGGCGTCCAGTCCATCGCCGCAGGCTGGTTCAGACCCGTCACCGCTGTCTCGCCCACCAGGTTGCCGAGAGCGGGGTTGTCATTATCCAGGATCTTCACTGTCGTCGTCGCCTGGGATCCGAGAGTGGCGCCCGTCGGGTTGCTCAAGGTGACGGTGAAGGTCTCGTCGTTCTCCGGAGTCGTATCATTGACGATCGGCACAGAGATGGTCTGGCTCGCCTGTCCGGCGGCAAAGCTCACCGTGCCTGATGTGGTCGTGTAATCGGATCCCGCGAGTGCGCTGCCGCTGCTCGTCGTGAAGCCGACCGTTGCTGCTTGATTGACGGGCCCGCTGCGCAGCAGCGTGATCGTCGCGGTCGGACTAGTCTCTGCAACACTCAGCACAACGTCAGCCATTGCGATTGTAGCGGGTGAGTCGTCGTCGATGATGGTCACGAGCACAGTGCGTGGAGCTCCGAGGGATCCGGAGCCGGGATTTTGAAGTCCGACAGCGAACGTTTCGTTGCCCTCGGTCAGTTGATCGTTGACGATGGGGATGGTGAAGCTCTTGGTGCTCTCTCCCGGTTGGAACACGATCTGGCCGGTGTTCGCCCGACCATTGAAGGTGGGCTGGATAAAGTCCGATCCAGCCGTCGCACTTCCGCCTGCGCCGACTTCGTTCGTCGTGTACTCAACGGTGTTTTGAGACTGGAGGTCGCCGGAGCGGGTGACGGTGACGGTGACCGTGCCGGCCGCTTCGCTGACGTAGATCGTGGAAGTGTTGAGCAGAGCGATGACGTTGGACGGGGCGAACACGACGTCGCGGAAGTAATTTGCATTCTGATAGACGTTGGTGGGGAAGACGCCCGCGCTGTAGTCGAAGACGCCGGCGCCGACGGGCGCGTTCAGGCCGCCATTGCTGATGCCCGACGCGAAGCCCTGGGTGGTGGAGACGTAGTAGCTGTTGATGTTGACCGAGACCACGTAGGTCGTGCCGGCCGCGATGGTGAGCGGCGTGGCCAGCGCCTGCTGCTGCCAGCCCGATGTGCTTTCGTTGGTGAACGTGACGGTCGCCAGTTCCTGGCCCGTGGCCGACCAGATGTGGCCGACATGGGGGCCGGTCTCGTTCGAGGCCTTGTAGTACCGGATCGCCTGGATCACGCCGGACGTGTCGGCGGTGAAGCGCATCCCCAGCTCATAATCCGCCCCAATGCCGTCGGTGGCATTGGTGTTGGCCGGCGTCTGGGTGGTGAACAGGGTGGTGGTGGCACTGGCGGCTGCAACGATCGCCGTGGCCGCGCTGGTTGCGTTCTCGTTGGTGCTGAGCAGATCTGTATAGGTGGCATTCACCCGGATCCGCTTGCCGACCAGGCTGCTGTCGAGGGTGAGGCTCGCGGTCGTGGCGGACAGATTGGTCCAGGTGGTGCCGTCAGGGCTGCTCTGCCAGCGATAGGTGATGTTTGCCGGGACGCCGTCGGGGTCCGTGACGCTGGCCGTCAGCGTCTGGTTCTGGGTCGCCGTGCCGCTGATCGTGACGACACCGACGTCGTTGACATTGGCCACTTTGGTGGCGGTCGCAGCGCTCACTGGGGTCTCGCTGCTGCCCAGCTGGTCCGTGTAGAAGGCGGTGACACGTACGAAGCTGCCGACCTGGGCCTGCCCGAGGGTCAGTGTGCCCGCCGTGGCGCCCGTGATGTTGCTCCACGTGGTGCCGTTCGTGCTTTGCTGCCATTGATAGGTGACGGTGGCCGGCACGCCATCGGCATCGCTCACGGTCGCAGTCAAAGTCTGGTTCTGCGTCGGGGTCCCGCCGACGCTCACCGTACCGGGGTGATTGTTTGGCGTCGAGGAGCTCGCAGCGAACACGACGTCGCGGAAGTAATTTGCATTCTGATAGACGTTGGTAGGGAAGACACCCGCGCTGTAGTCGAAGACGCCGGCGCCGACGGGCGCGTTCAGGCCGCCATTGCTGATGCCCGACGCGAAGCCCTGGGTGGTGGAGACGTAGTAGCTGTTGATGTTGACCGAGACCACGTAGGTCGTGCCGGCCGCGATGGTGAGCGGCGTGGCCAGCGCCTGCTGCTGCCAGCCTGATGTGCTTTCGTTGGTGAACGTGACGGTCGCCAGCTGCTGGCCCGTGGCCGACCAAATGTGGCCGATATGGGTACCGGTCTCGTTCGCAGCCTTGTAGTACCGGATCGCCTCGATCACGCCGGAGGCATCAGCTGTGAAGCGCATCCCCAGCTCATAATCGGCCCCAATGCCGTCGGTGGCATTGGTGTTAGCCGGCGTCTGGGTGGTGAACAAACTCGCCATTTTGTTCTCCCGCGCAGTCGAATTCCCGAACTTGGTGATTTACAAACCAAACGGCAGACAGTGCATTTAAACCAAATTAAGATTAAATGTGTCTCATTCTTTATTGCACTTGGGAAGCAGCCAGCGTGAGCAAGGATGTCAATTTCTCTTGAAGGATGTAGTCGCTGTCGGCCTCTACTCAAGAAAAGCTGGTTGGCGGGCGTCCGCTCGCTCTCAGACGAGCGGTCGCCGGGGCGGCTTTGCGAAGCGGTGCGGAGTACGCCGACAGATTGGGGTGCGAGACACCAAAAGCGGCGGTGCGCCACGTATTCCCGCGTTTTACCCTCGAGGTCCACCTTTTATGGTTCCATCCGCTTCGCGATCAGGTCGGCGAGCTCACCCAGGTTCCGCGCCGCCTCGACCTCGCCAATGCGAAAGCGGACGCGAAACTTCTGCTCGACGGCGATCACGAGCGAGATCTGCATGAGCGAGTCCCACTCATCGACATCCGCCGCCGAGAGCTCGGGCGTGGCCGCGACCTTCTCGAGGAAGATGCCGTCGAATACCTCCTGCAACTTCGCTAATACTTCAGCCTGCATCATAAGCTCTCCGGGCCACATCTATCTTTGTCGAACGCAACTGATACTTTCTCACCTCCAGCTCGAACACTTTTCGGGCTGCGGAGTCTTCCGTACGCGCGAAACCAAACTCCTCGTAAATTTCCGCGACGATACCGTTCTTGGTTGTCGGAAGATAAATGCCGCGTACTGTCGTGCAACCAGCCACCTCTGCGAGCCGAAAAATCTCATTCATGATCTCGTCCTCGACCTGGCGCTTCAGCACGCGGCAGCTCATGAGCCAGGTATCGAGAACGAAGACGCCGCCCTCGATCTTTGCAATGACTACGGAGATGAGCCCGGAATCACCGAACCTATCCTCGAGCCGCATCGTGAAGCACCGGTAGTCCAGCCTTCCTAGGAGTGCCTGGATCTCAGTCTCGGACCGACGGATCGTCGTCAGGTTGAACTGGTTGCTGCGCGCGATCAGCTGGGCGATGCGGGGAACGTCGAGCGAGTCGAACTCTTTGATCGTGCCTCGCATCTCAAGCGAGGCGAGGTAGGCAGGCATGTCGGTTACGCTCGCTGCGAGCTCCGTACGTCGCCGTTCTTGCCTGTACTGCGCCGTCCGTTCGAGATCCTCCTCGGTGACGGTCCGTGGCTCGAAATGACGTCCGGCCTGGATGCGAACGATGAATTCGGCGGGGTCCGGCCCGAGGAGTACACCTGTAACCAAGGGCTGAAACTGGCGCACGATCTCGATTTCCGCCGGGTTGTCGTCGGCAAACACGAAGCTGTCCAGGCCAAGGCGGAGTTCCTCCGCGATCCTCTGCAAGTTGTCGGACTTCGGGTCCCAATTGGCTTTGAAGGCCGCGAAGTGCTCCAGCCGGAGAACCATCTCAGGATGCTTCTCGAATACCTGGATTGCGCGTGCATGGTCGTTCTTGCTGCATACCGCAAGCAGGACGCCGCGTTGGGAAAGTCCAAGCAGGTATCTCTGGAAAGCCTTGAAAGCTTCACCGCGGGGGGACGAGTCGCCAAGCTCGATTCCCTCGATACCGTCTTCCGCGATCACGCCGCCCCATAGCGTGTGATCGAGGTCGATTGCCAGGACCTTCTTGGGGCCCTGCTTCCGGGAGGCGATCAGATGGCTTAGCTCTTGCGCAATGTCGACGAGAAAGTCAGGTGAGCCGAGCTGCTTCGATTCATACCACGCTCGCGCATCCGCCGCGGCTGAGATCCCCCGGCGCGCCGAGAGGAACTCGACGTCGCAGATCTGCACTTCAGCTGGGGCCCGAAGCCCGAGCTCGAGATTGACCGCCTTTCGGAAACTCCAGTCGGTGCCAAGCGTGCGTGAACGAAACGAGCCGAGATCGAGGTCGCCGGGCAGCGCAAGGTTGGCGAGGATCGCCGCCGCACCGGAGCGCGCGGTGAAAGTCTGCGCGAGGTTGAGGAGGTGCTCGGCGGCGCGGACTGCGGCTTCGCGCTGATGTTCGACGGCATCGAGGAGCGAGCCGGAAAACCGGGAGTGGCTCGCGTTCGGCAGTATGAAGGCGAGATCCGGCCTGAAGGCGTACAGTGAGCTCGAGCCGTCAAGGATCTCCGAGACGAAATTATCGTACTCGCCGAGGAAACGTTCGCACTCGATCCCACGAATGGCCAGGAGATGTTCAACCAGTTCGTGCAACGGATAAAGGTTGTAGCCGCCTATCAGGGCGAGGCGGAGTCTTGGCTGGACGCTTTCGGGTGCATAAAGCTTCGCCTTTTTTCGAAGCGTCGACAGAAAGAGCAGCTCGGAGAAGCTCGTCGCTTGCCGCGAGCGCGCGACAAGATGCCCCCAGAACGTGGCATCGCCCGACAACGCCCGGGACTTGAGTTCGGCATCATTGATGGGCCGGTCCGGCACGGGTACTGCAGCGAGAATGGCGAGCCTCCGTCAGAACAGCGGCATCATTTGATTGTCCTTCACATTAAATGATGATAAGGTTCTGGTCAATTAAATGTATTTAAATTACACATTATTAGGGTGTAATAAATAGATGGTGGCGAATATCAGACCGAAGCCGGTGAGCCCAAGCACGCTTTCCACCAAGGCTGAGAATCTCAAGCAGCTTCCCGGAGGAAATAACCTGCTTCTCCGAGAGGTCCGGCTGGAGGACTCCGCGCAAATCATCGCTTGGCGGAATGATCCGGTTCTCGGCAAGTTCCTGACCCGCGAGAAGCTGACCTTGGCTCAGCAGGAAGAGTTTTTCCGGAAATATCAGGCGAGAGTGGACGATTACTATTTCATTGCCGAATTCAAGCGCTCGAAGAAGCCGGCTGGCAGCATCGCGCTTGCGAACCTGGATTTCGCGGCGGGACAGGGCGAAGTTGCGCGGTTGATCGTCGATCCTGGCGCGCGCCTCTTTTTGGCAGAGATATTCGACCTTTTACTCGAATTCGCGTTCGAGCAGCTGGAGCTTACGGCCGTCGTGGCCAACGTTCAAAGCAGGAATAAGGCCGCGAAGAACTTTCATATCCGCCTCGGCTTCCAGATTGAAAAGGTTGCGCCGAAAGCTTGGTGGAACGGCGACGACGTGATTACGTTTCGGATGTCGCGCGCAGACTATCCACCGCTAAAACAGGTCTGGTCGGCGCTGCTCCTCGATGCACGAGAAAGTTAACTGTCGGAGCAACCGGCCAGATTCCGTTCGACGCCGCCCGTCTCCTTTGGCCGGCAGGGAAGGGAGGAGCAGCGCATGGACTTGCGCTTTCATCACGTGGGAATGGCGTGTCGAAAGATCGCGGCGGAGCTGCCCGAGCTCGCAGTCGTTGGTTACAGTGCTGAAGGCCCCATGTTCGAGGACCCGATCCAGCAGGTTCGGATTCAGTTTGTATCAGGCGGCGGTCCGCGCCTGGAGCTCATTGAGCCGGCCGGCGCACAATCGCCGGTGGCGGGTATCTTGAAGCGCGGCAGCAAATTCTATCATCTTGCTTACGAAGCGGCTCGCTTCGACGACGCGATCGCCAGCTTCAGGGCGCAGCAGTATCTTCCTGTATCGTCACCCGCGCCGGCGGTCGCGTTCGACATGCGCCGCATAGTGTTTCTTGCCTCCGCGACGCTCACGCTCGTTGAGCTCATCGAGGCGAGGACCTAGCGCGAATTAGCGATTGATCCGGATGCTGGGGTAACGATTTGCGCGAATCCGTCAGACGAGACAGATCCGCTGCGCCGAACCCATTCAGCAGCGCGCAGGCCGCCGGCCTGCAGTCTCACGACCGGCTCGGGGCCAAGCTCCGACAGTAGAATGCCCATGTGCCCCAATCCCGGAGGCGTTGTTGGCCAAACGCCCAACCCGTTTGCTGACAATACGGTTCGATCCATGTCGCCCCAAAACTGCACGACAATGGCGCCAGCGGGCGCGCACGCAGCGAGGTGAGCTGCTTCCGGCGAACCGATGCGAGGCTCAGCCGTCGGTCTCAGCGCGACGATGATTGCGTCCCATTGGTCGCGATAGAGGGTCTGGACGTCCTCGAAGACGTCCACGCTCGCTCCGGAGCTCGCCAGACCGGAGCGAAGCGAGCCAATGAAGTCGTTGTCGCACAGCAGAGCAATGCGATTCTTGTAAACGGATAAACCGCTATCGTGCAGTTGCTTCACGCACAGCGGACCGAGAAACGAGAAGACATCGACTGACGGGTGACGTTCGTTCACGCCGACGATTGGAATTCCGCGCCGCAAGCATGCGTCCATGTCGAGGTCCTCGGAGCGAAATTCCCAGGCCTCGAACATCAAGGCGATGACGGCCTCCCTTGGCAGCTCATCAATAAGCGCGGCGGTAAGAGGCCGAAGATGGCCGCTGTTGGTTATGATGTCCGTTTGATGGAGGATATCCGGGGTGATCTGCTCCAGGATGTCGATGCGATTGGCCACACCGACCGAATCTGCGAGCTTGAGGGTCTGTTCCCTGGCCTCAGCTGAGGTGCCGTGCCGCGTAGTTTTCGTAAAGGCATAGACCTGCCTGGCTCCGGCCATCGCCGCAAGAACGGCCGTCACGGCATACGCGCCGGTCGCAGCCTCGGTGAGAACCGTTAGTTCCGAAAGGTCTAAGAGAGTTTCGGTGAGGGCGCGGCCCATCAGGGCGCCCAGACGTGGCAATGAGAAGCCTGGTCGGAAGGTGGTGTCGAAGCGAGACCGCAATTGCCCGAATGCTACACCGGCCTCGGCTCCGATCATGAACTGCCCCTCGTTCTCGCCAGTTGGGAAGTGGTCGTTTGGGCGCATGTGCCGGGACTGCTCTAGCCTCGTTTTGTGCCGAAGCGGCGGCTAAAGAGGTGCCGTATCATTTAATGTATTTAAAATTATAATAGCTCTAAGAGCGCCCTGTGCATATAAGGCGTTTGGTATAAGCTGCTTCCGAATCTCGCTTTGCGCAGGAGCTCACCTCAACGCTCTGCGCGCGACGGGAGCGTCGGCACGCGATAGCTCTCAAGATGTCGTTTGCGGGCAAACAATTTAAACGGGGATTAACATATTTAACTTGCGACGCATCCAAATCAGCTTATTTTCTATCCTCGACCATCGCAGGGATAGCGCCGATGAACCCGCTCGACTCCAACAGTGAAGACCGCCGTGAGTTCTTGAGAAGCTGCGGAAAATTTGCCGCCGTCACTCCTCCCGTGATGACGCTGCTGCTTTCGACCTCTCTGACCTCGACCGCCATCGCTAGTTCTGGCGGAAAACTTGTGCAGGGCAACAATGGCAAGGGTAACCTTGGTAGCGACGGCAGTCCTAACGGGAAAG from the Bradyrhizobium sp. WBAH42 genome contains:
- a CDS encoding transglutaminase-like cysteine peptidase, producing MQRTSGPVIAAAIAIVIGGVQWARAALLVMPRASQADLAHIELGRPALPPLTYTVFCLRYHAECRPRRFFRGGPVRLTRERWAELKAVNRAVNRAIVPQPNQLGLAGEEWIVNPDRGDCNDYAVSKRHELLQRGWPARVLLLSEVVTNSGDHHLVLVVRARSGDLVLDNLTSEIKSWSQVPYGWVRMQMPSDSRMWATIGRPGA
- a CDS encoding DUF4082 domain-containing protein is translated as MASLFTTQTPANTNATDGIGADYELGMRFTADASGVIEAIRYYKAANETGTHIGHIWSATGQQLATVTFTNESTSGWQQQALATPLTIAAGTTYVVSVNINSYYVSTTQGFASGISNGGLNAPVGAGVFDYSAGVFPTNVYQNANYFRDVVFAASSSTPNNHPGTVSVGGTPTQNQTLTATVSDADGVPATVTYQWQQSTNGTTWSNITGATAGTLTLGQAQVGSFVRVTAFYTDQLGSSETPVSAATATKVANVNDVGVVTISGTATQNQTLTASVTDPDGVPANITYRWQSSPDGTTWTNLSATTASLTLDSSLVGKRIRVNATYTDLLSTNENATSAATAIVAAASATTTLFTTQTPANTNATDGIGADYELGMRFTADTSGVIQAIRYYKASNETGPHVGHIWSATGQELATVTFTNESTSGWQQQALATPLTIAAGTTYVVSVNINSYYVSTTQGFASGISNGGLNAPVGAGVFDYSAGVFPTNVYQNANYFRDVVFAPSNVIALLNTSTIYVSEAAGTVTVTVTRSGDLQSQNTVEYTTNEVGAGGSATAGSDFIQPTFNGRANTGQIVFQPGESTKSFTIPIVNDQLTEGNETFAVGLQNPGSGSLGAPRTVLVTIIDDDSPATIAMADVVLSVAETSPTATITLLRSGPVNQAATVGFTTSSGSALAGSDYTTTSGTVSFAAGQASQTISVPIVNDTTPENDETFTVTLSNPTGATLGSQATTTVKILDNDNPALGNLVGETAVTGLNQPAAMDWTPDGRYMLIAQKDGVVRVVDNGTLRSTPLINLASEVNDFGDRGLLGIAVNPNFASNHYVYLLYTYDPPETATQSGLAAADGGGNRPSRLVRVTVDPTTMIADPASKVVLVGKNSVWAYTSRPDANSGGDPSIAPSGIVNGTTITAPVSQIETGAQDNDPDRSGIQNQNIRDYLATDSDSHSIGAVHFGPDGYLYLTVGDGTSYNFVDPRAVRVQDIHNLSGKLLRIDPVTGEGAPGNPYYQASDPNSNQSKVFYYGVRNAYRFSFDPVTNLPVLGDVGWNNWEEIDTGPAGSNFGWPYFEGPDRTASYQNLAQAITFYNNGNRNNLSDPPAVFPILPLSHGAPDNAHVITAGDFYNQNTMFFDDVYNGTIFAATLNASRQVATVQLVDTVPGIVDLQKGPDGWLYGADIYDGTIRRWVDPSAAPNALGLAAS
- a CDS encoding acyl carrier protein, translating into MMQAEVLAKLQEVFDGIFLEKVAATPELSAADVDEWDSLMQISLVIAVEQKFRVRFRIGEVEAARNLGELADLIAKRMEP
- a CDS encoding HAD family hydrolase; amino-acid sequence: MPDRPINDAELKSRALSGDATFWGHLVARSRQATSFSELLFLSTLRKKAKLYAPESVQPRLRLALIGGYNLYPLHELVEHLLAIRGIECERFLGEYDNFVSEILDGSSSLYAFRPDLAFILPNASHSRFSGSLLDAVEHQREAAVRAAEHLLNLAQTFTARSGAAAILANLALPGDLDLGSFRSRTLGTDWSFRKAVNLELGLRAPAEVQICDVEFLSARRGISAAADARAWYESKQLGSPDFLVDIAQELSHLIASRKQGPKKVLAIDLDHTLWGGVIAEDGIEGIELGDSSPRGEAFKAFQRYLLGLSQRGVLLAVCSKNDHARAIQVFEKHPEMVLRLEHFAAFKANWDPKSDNLQRIAEELRLGLDSFVFADDNPAEIEIVRQFQPLVTGVLLGPDPAEFIVRIQAGRHFEPRTVTEEDLERTAQYRQERRRTELAASVTDMPAYLASLEMRGTIKEFDSLDVPRIAQLIARSNQFNLTTIRRSETEIQALLGRLDYRCFTMRLEDRFGDSGLISVVIAKIEGGVFVLDTWLMSCRVLKRQVEDEIMNEIFRLAEVAGCTTVRGIYLPTTKNGIVAEIYEEFGFARTEDSAARKVFELEVRKYQLRSTKIDVARRAYDAG
- a CDS encoding GNAT family N-acetyltransferase, which codes for MVANIRPKPVSPSTLSTKAENLKQLPGGNNLLLREVRLEDSAQIIAWRNDPVLGKFLTREKLTLAQQEEFFRKYQARVDDYYFIAEFKRSKKPAGSIALANLDFAAGQGEVARLIVDPGARLFLAEIFDLLLEFAFEQLELTAVVANVQSRNKAAKNFHIRLGFQIEKVAPKAWWNGDDVITFRMSRADYPPLKQVWSALLLDARES
- a CDS encoding VOC family protein: MDLRFHHVGMACRKIAAELPELAVVGYSAEGPMFEDPIQQVRIQFVSGGGPRLELIEPAGAQSPVAGILKRGSKFYHLAYEAARFDDAIASFRAQQYLPVSSPAPAVAFDMRRIVFLASATLTLVELIEART